The Bacteroidota bacterium DNA segment GATATCGAAACAATGGACTGAGGCCAGCTGAAACAGTTCGAAAATTCAGCTCTCAAAATCCAAAAACATCAACCCAGAATGAAAGACATGAAGGCTAGTAGTACAAATTATCGGCTAGCACGATCACCTGGGTCTCGCTGCGGGTGAATACATTGTTTGCCAAATAGCCATCGCCCGCCAGGTCGGCTTCAATGATAAAAGTATAGGTTCCGTCTAGCTGCATATTAGCAGTAGTGGGCAGCGTTACGTCTACACTCGTGCTAGGGGCTATCACCGTGGGCGTGGTGAAAATAACATCGGTATACACAGCAGACGTGGGCCCGCTGATGACTACGTTGATCGGCAGATTCTGGAGCGTGATGGACTCGTTGCTGTGGTTGCGGAGGCGGAGCCGGATGGGCTCGGCAGCACCATAGGAGAAGCCACAGGCAGGGCGCGTGGGCGTAAGCATATCCACAATGCCAATATCATTGTCGGCGTACACTACTATGTCGTCCAGCTGCCACTGCATGGTACCCGTATTGTTGTTGTCGGTAAACCAGAAGCGGATCAGCACACTGGCCTGGTTTTCGGCTGCTGCCGGCAGCGGCAGTATCTCCTGGGTAAGGCCCGCAGGTAGTGGGCTGGGAAACTTGTTGTTGTCGTAGGGGGTTGTTCGAATATTGGTCCAGCTAGCGCCACCGTCCAGGCTGTATTGTACGCGCCCAACCCGACCTTCTATGCCGTCCCAGCGGCTGTAGTAGGAGAGCTTCAGGTTACTACGTCCCTGTGTGGAGATGGCAGGCAGCCGTAGTTCCACCGTGTTTGGGGCACCCGCGTCAGGATCGGTGAGCTGCAGGTAATAGCTGCCAGAGCCACTGCTTAGCACCGGAAAATTCTGCACCACCCAGTTGGCACTCCCCTGTTGGGCTATGCGGCTCCAGCCCGCCGGCAGGGTATTACCGCCAGCTGTATTGAAACTCTCGCTCAGCAAAACATCTCCTCGGGCAGATCCCCCAAAAACAGATGCAAACGAAAAAATTGCCAGAAAAAGAAAGCGCAAGCGAAAAGAGTAGATTACAGCCATATGCAGCGTATTACACTTGAGATAGACGTAAACCAAATATAGAAAGAAAAATCAATACCTAAATAAAACGAGACCTAAAATGTTCGATACATTCAGTTAATGTGTAGCTGAGCGTAAATTATACCTGCAAACAGCACCTGGAGCTGCTGGCACAGGGCGTAGGGAACCTGCACTTCTACGTAATGTAAAACACCAGCCCCCTTGTAGAGCTGGTGCGCATGCTAAAGAAGCAGAAGGCCCAGGGCCCCAAAAAACGCAGCACCCGCTACAGGTACTGCCCGGCATCGCCGGTATAGGTGGCGGGTGTAAGCAGCTTTAGCTCGTTCTTCACCTCCATGGGTACATCCAGGGTTTCAATAAACGCCTGGATCTCGGCCCTGCCGATGTGGGCGCCGGTTCGAGTCAGCTCCTTCAGCTTCTCGTAGGGTTTGGGGTAGCCCTCTCTGCGGAGGATGGTCTGTATGGGTTCGGCCAGTATGGCCCAGTTGGCCTCCAGGGCTACCTCTATACGGCTGGCATTCAGCTCCAGCTTGCTCAGTCCCTTCTGCAGGCTGCTGAGTGCCAGCAGGCTGTGGCCTATGGGCACCCCTATGTTTCGCAGCACGGTGCTGTCGGTCAGGTCTCGCTGCAGGCGGCTCAGCGGCAGCTTGTTGCTCAGGTGGTCAAATAGCGCGTTGGCAATGCCCAGGTTTCCCTCGGCATTTTCGAAGTCGATGGGGTTTACCTTGTGCGGCATGGCGCTGCTACCCACCTCTCCGGGCACAATCTTCTGCTTGAAGTAGTCCATACTGATGTAGGTCCACAGGTCTCGGCACAGGTCGATGAGGATGACATTGATGCGCCTCAGATTGTCCCATATCGCGCTTAGGCCGTCGTACTGATCTATCTGTGTGGTGGCCTGGCTGCGTTCCAGCCCCAGGGTATGGTTCACAAAGCGGTTGGCAAAGTCTCGCCAGACGATATGCGGATAAGCTACCTGATGGGCATTGAAGTTGCCCGTAGCACCCCCGAACTTGGCCGGGAAGGGCAGGGTGCGCAGGCTGGCAAACTGCTTGGTCAGCCGGTCTACAAACACGTACAGCTCCTTGCCCACAGTGGTGGGGCTGGCCGGCTGGCCGTGGGTGTGGGCCAGCATGGGCACATCCTTCCACTGCACGGCCAGGCTGTGCAGGGCCTTCAGCACCTGGCTCATGGCCCGGTGATACACCTGCTGCAGGGCATCGCGCAGCAGCATGGGCACAGCCGTGTTATTTACATCCTGGCTGGTTAGGCCAAAGTGTACAAACTCGCTCAGGCGCGCGCGTTGGTTTTCGCTCAGGTCGTCCAGTCGGCTTATTTGTTCCTTTATCCAGTATTCCAGGGCCTTCACATCGTGGTTGGTGGTGCGCTCCAGGGCCTTAATGGCGGCGGCCTCCTGGGGGCTAAAGTCGCGGTAGGCCTGGCGCAGGATTTCCTTGTCGGGTGCGCTGATGGGGGGCATCTGGGGCAGGCCCAGCTGGTCTAGCGCCATCAGGTATTCGATCTCGACAATCAGGCGGTAGCGAATCAGCCCAAATTCGCTGAAGTAAGGGGCTAGTTCTTCGATTTTACTGCGATAGCGGCCATCGAGTGGGCCGATGGCCGTGAGGGCTTGTAGTTCCATCCGCAAATATAGCAAAGCTCCCCTGTAGGTACGGGCGGGGCGGGGGGATGGGGCCACTGCCCTGGGGGCTAGCTGCCTAGCCGGAGTGCACGCAGCTGCACGTCCTGCTGCAGGAACAAGCTGGCATGGTCCTGAAAACCGGGTGTAAGGTCGCTTACCCAGAACTGGTGGCGGGGAACATCGGGTGTGCTGCGGAGCAGGCCACGCTGGGCAAGGTCTGTGGCCACCTCTGCGGCCACGGTTGCCGAAGAGGTGATAACGGACACCCCCGCCGGAAAGCTGTGGGCCAGCAGCTGCTGTATCTGCCGGGCGATCATGGGGTAGTGGGTGCAGCCTAGCACCAGGCTGTCGATAGAGGCAAAATAGCGGCGGTCCAGGTACGTAGCCAGCACCTCCTGCATTACGTGGGTATCCTTCCAGCCCTCCTCGATAAGCGGCACCAGCAGGGGGGTGGCCCGGGTGATCACCTGGGCATTGGGCTCCAGCTGATGTATACGCTCCTGGTAGGCACCACTTGCTACCGTGGTGCGCGTGCCTATTACACCAATAATCTTGCTGCTACTGACTGCCAGGGCTGCCTGTACCGCCGGGCTGATCACCTCGTACACGGGGATGGAGCCCGCGGCCTGCCGCACTACATCCAGGGCAACGGCCGTGGCCGTGTTACAGGCTATCACAATGGCCTTTACATCCTGGCTCACCAGATATTGGGTAATGGCGGTGGCATAGGAGCGCACCTGTGCCGGACTCTTGTCTCCGTACGGCAGGTGGGCGGTATCGCCTACATAGAGGATCTGCTCCTGCGGTAGCTCCTGCATCAGGGTCTGCACAATGGTAAGCCCCCCTATCCCGCTATCAAACACCCCAATGGGCCTGCTGTCATTCATTGTCCTTGCGTGCTTTCTGCTTGATTTGCTGATTACGCGCTACTAAACGAAATCGATAAGCGACTGAGGACAGGTGCAGCCTTCTGCCTATCCCCCCTCTCTGCCCCCGCAGTGGGCACGAAAAAGAGGAGGTACCAGCGGAGACGGACTACTTGCCGCCCGTACCGCTCTCGGGGGTGGTAGCCTCGGGCAGGCCTCCCTCTCCCTTCAGGCGTTTCTCCAGCTCGGGGGTTACCTCCACACCCAGCTTGCCCAGCAGGGGGATGGTAATATCGTGCTCCTCGGGCTGATACAGCAGCACCGATCCGCCGCCCAGCGTGGCATTGATGATGTAGCTATAGCCTTTCTCTTTGGCAATTCCGTCTATGGCTGCCTTCAGCTTATCTGCCAGGGGCTCTAGCAGCTCGCTGCGTTTTTTCTGCATCTGGCCTTCGGCATCGCCTATGTAGCCCTCTATCTCCTCCTGCAGCTTCACCAGCTCCTCCTGGCGCTTCTGCACCTCGGGCTGGGTGGCCGCAGCGCTCTGCGAAAACTCCTGTAGCTCCTGGTACTTACTCTGCAGGTATTGCTGCTTGATGTTGATGTTCTCCTGGTACTTCTGCTGTAGCGTGCGCAGCTGCTGGTCTATGCCCTTGTATTCGGGCATCATCAGCAGCACCACCTCGGCATTGGTGTAGCCTATTTTCATCTGTGCTAGCAGGGCCATGCCAGGCATAAGCAGCAGAGCCAGGATAAGGAGTTTTTTCATTGCAAATGCGACTTCAGGAAAAAATGAGGACAAAGATAGTTTATTTGGCGGAATCGGTACCGGGGGTAACACCCAGCTTCTGCATTACGGCTGTAGAGAGGTCGTTGCGCGGATCGGCGTAGAAGAGCACAGCCGAGCCCGCACGGTCCATCACCACATCCAGCCGGCGCTCAGCGGCTATCTGCTTTACGGCCTCGTACATCTTGTCTTGTATGGGCTTCATCTTTTCCTCGCGCTGCTTGAAGAGCTCGCCGTCGTAGCCGAATTTTTCTTTCTGGAAGGTCTTTGCCTCCTGCTCCAGCTGCATGATTTCGTCTTGCAGGCGCTTTTTATCCTCCTTGCTCAGTAGCACCTCCTTGGCGCGGTAGTCCTGATACTTTTGCTCGATGGCAGCGTACTGTGCATCCAGATTTTCCTGCCATTTCTTGGCCAGGTCGTCCATTTCGCGCTGCACGGCTTTATACTCGGTCATCTGGCCAAGGATACGCTGACTATCAATGTAACCAAACTTCTGAGCCTGGGCTGCGCCAGCCAGTAGGCTCAGTGCAAATAGAAAAACCAAACGTTTCATGATGGTGTGGGGGATTGGGTGAAACTAGAACTGCTGGCCAATAAGGAAGTGAAAGCGATTGGGCAAACCCCTTCCGGGTACCTGCTCATCAAAAGGCATAGCAAAATCCAGGCCAAGTAAGCCAAACATGGGCAGGAACAGGCGAATGCCCACGCCACCAGCGCGGTACATTTCGAAGGGATCGAAATCGCTGAAACTAGCCCATCCATTGCTGGCCTCCAGGAAGGTGTGAAACCACACGTTGGCGGCGGGCGATAGCACCACGGGCTGCCGTAGCTCCAGCGTGTACTTGCTGTACACGGTGCCCCCGCCATTCGGGCTGAGGAACTGCTCGTAGCCGCGGCCGGCTATGATTTCTCTGCCATCCAGGTTGAAGCCCGCCAGGCCATCGCCGCCTATGTAGAAGCGCTCAAAGGGAGATACACCCAGCTGTCGATTATAGGCACCCAGGAAGCCGAACATGGCACGGGGGTAGAGTACCAGCGGCAGCTTACCCTTGGTCAGGCGCATATAGGCCTCAGCCCTGAACTTCCACTTGTGGAACTCCAGAAACTGGTAGCGAAACTCAGACTCCACCTTGTCATAGTTGGTGTTATTGAATGCCGAGTAGGGAGGGGTGAACTCTACAGACAGTGAGATGGAAGAGCCCGTAGTGGGGAAGATGGGGCTGTTTGTGCTGGTCCGGTCTATGGTCTGCCGAATGCTGAAGATGTTGATGAAGCCATTGGGCACAGCGGGGAAGAAGTTTTGAGCGTTTCGTACGTGGTAGTAGCGGTAGCCCAGGGTGGTGAAAGAGCGGAAGTAGTCATCCGGCAGCTTCAGCCTCCGGCCCAGGTCTACCGATAGTCCGTAGATATTTACCCTAAACCGGCTGGAGGGTACGCTCTGTATACTGTAGTTGGTATTGATACCCAGGCTATTGGGCTTGTGGCCACCAAACCAGGGCTCCACAAAACCAATACTGTAGTTCTGAAATCCGCGGCCGTTTACCTGCATCTGTAGCGTAAGCTGCTGGCCATCTCCCTTGGGCACTGGCTGCC contains these protein-coding regions:
- a CDS encoding choice-of-anchor J domain-containing protein, translated to MLSESFNTAGGNTLPAGWSRIAQQGSANWVVQNFPVLSSGSGSYYLQLTDPDAGAPNTVELRLPAISTQGRSNLKLSYYSRWDGIEGRVGRVQYSLDGGASWTNIRTTPYDNNKFPSPLPAGLTQEILPLPAAAENQASVLIRFWFTDNNNTGTMQWQLDDIVVYADNDIGIVDMLTPTRPACGFSYGAAEPIRLRLRNHSNESITLQNLPINVVISGPTSAVYTDVIFTTPTVIAPSTSVDVTLPTTANMQLDGTYTFIIEADLAGDGYLANNVFTRSETQVIVLADNLYY
- the purB gene encoding adenylosuccinate lyase, whose product is MELQALTAIGPLDGRYRSKIEELAPYFSEFGLIRYRLIVEIEYLMALDQLGLPQMPPISAPDKEILRQAYRDFSPQEAAAIKALERTTNHDVKALEYWIKEQISRLDDLSENQRARLSEFVHFGLTSQDVNNTAVPMLLRDALQQVYHRAMSQVLKALHSLAVQWKDVPMLAHTHGQPASPTTVGKELYVFVDRLTKQFASLRTLPFPAKFGGATGNFNAHQVAYPHIVWRDFANRFVNHTLGLERSQATTQIDQYDGLSAIWDNLRRINVILIDLCRDLWTYISMDYFKQKIVPGEVGSSAMPHKVNPIDFENAEGNLGIANALFDHLSNKLPLSRLQRDLTDSTVLRNIGVPIGHSLLALSSLQKGLSKLELNASRIEVALEANWAILAEPIQTILRREGYPKPYEKLKELTRTGAHIGRAEIQAFIETLDVPMEVKNELKLLTPATYTGDAGQYL
- the murI gene encoding glutamate racemase; protein product: MNDSRPIGVFDSGIGGLTIVQTLMQELPQEQILYVGDTAHLPYGDKSPAQVRSYATAITQYLVSQDVKAIVIACNTATAVALDVVRQAAGSIPVYEVISPAVQAALAVSSSKIIGVIGTRTTVASGAYQERIHQLEPNAQVITRATPLLVPLIEEGWKDTHVMQEVLATYLDRRYFASIDSLVLGCTHYPMIARQIQQLLAHSFPAGVSVITSSATVAAEVATDLAQRGLLRSTPDVPRHQFWVSDLTPGFQDHASLFLQQDVQLRALRLGS
- a CDS encoding OmpH family outer membrane protein codes for the protein MKKLLILALLLMPGMALLAQMKIGYTNAEVVLLMMPEYKGIDQQLRTLQQKYQENINIKQQYLQSKYQELQEFSQSAAATQPEVQKRQEELVKLQEEIEGYIGDAEGQMQKKRSELLEPLADKLKAAIDGIAKEKGYSYIINATLGGGSVLLYQPEEHDITIPLLGKLGVEVTPELEKRLKGEGGLPEATTPESGTGGK
- a CDS encoding OmpH family outer membrane protein; its protein translation is MKRLVFLFALSLLAGAAQAQKFGYIDSQRILGQMTEYKAVQREMDDLAKKWQENLDAQYAAIEQKYQDYRAKEVLLSKEDKKRLQDEIMQLEQEAKTFQKEKFGYDGELFKQREEKMKPIQDKMYEAVKQIAAERRLDVVMDRAGSAVLFYADPRNDLSTAVMQKLGVTPGTDSAK